A genomic segment from Nitrosopumilus sp. K4 encodes:
- a CDS encoding NAD(P)/FAD-dependent oxidoreductase, whose translation MARSKKKIVVLGGGFAGLECTRKLEEYFKNESEIEIVLVSEDNFLLFTPMLPQVASGMIETRHIVMPIRTIIRSKFYEGRVKNIDPYGKIVNLWGTGNKRGISLHYDFLVVALGSETNFFGMSDLEKNAYQMKTLNDAVLVRNRMIDMLEQAENETNPILKKSLLTFVVVGGGFAGIETAGEILDLLLDVRKYYPNIKKEDIRVIVLEALPSILPGFSESLARFAQEKLTNHGIEIKLQTAVTSFDGDEVMIKRLDVDKDAVDDSVISSIQSKTVIWTAGVTPVNTIKRSLFKTDKGKIIVDENLEVKEFPGVFAIGDCALFFDPKTKRPFAPTAQIAEAQAKVAAKNLYALIKNEEKTKFVYESKGQMAIIGKRTGIASFLGMNIHGLLAWLLWRNVYLSKIPTWDKRFRVFLDWTADIFFDRDISRLKFMRREPEKEYKVLDEVDDVW comes from the coding sequence ATGGCTCGAAGTAAGAAAAAAATCGTTGTTTTAGGAGGCGGTTTTGCAGGACTTGAATGTACAAGGAAATTAGAGGAATATTTCAAGAATGAGTCAGAGATTGAGATAGTTTTAGTTAGCGAAGATAACTTTCTGCTATTTACCCCAATGCTTCCTCAAGTGGCATCTGGAATGATTGAAACACGACATATTGTAATGCCAATTAGAACAATAATTAGATCCAAGTTTTATGAAGGTAGAGTCAAAAACATTGATCCGTATGGTAAGATTGTAAATTTATGGGGAACAGGAAATAAGAGGGGAATTTCGTTACATTATGATTTTCTTGTTGTTGCTTTAGGTAGTGAAACAAACTTTTTTGGAATGAGTGATCTTGAAAAGAATGCATACCAAATGAAAACTCTCAACGATGCTGTTCTAGTTAGGAATAGAATGATAGATATGCTTGAACAAGCTGAAAATGAGACAAATCCGATTCTGAAAAAAAGTCTTCTTACTTTTGTTGTTGTAGGTGGCGGTTTTGCAGGAATTGAAACTGCAGGAGAAATATTAGATCTTCTTTTAGATGTAAGAAAATACTATCCCAATATCAAAAAAGAAGACATTCGTGTAATTGTACTGGAAGCTTTACCAAGTATTCTTCCTGGTTTCAGTGAAAGTCTGGCAAGATTTGCACAAGAAAAATTAACGAATCATGGAATAGAGATCAAACTGCAAACAGCAGTAACAAGTTTTGATGGAGATGAGGTAATGATCAAAAGATTAGATGTTGACAAAGACGCCGTAGATGATTCGGTGATAAGTTCTATTCAATCAAAGACAGTAATTTGGACCGCAGGTGTTACACCCGTAAATACGATCAAAAGATCACTTTTCAAAACAGATAAAGGAAAAATTATTGTTGATGAAAATTTGGAAGTTAAAGAATTTCCAGGAGTTTTTGCAATTGGGGATTGTGCTTTATTTTTTGATCCAAAAACAAAAAGACCATTTGCTCCAACTGCTCAAATAGCAGAGGCTCAGGCAAAGGTTGCAGCAAAAAATCTGTATGCTTTGATAAAAAACGAGGAAAAAACCAAGTTTGTCTATGAATCAAAGGGTCAGATGGCAATTATTGGTAAACGAACAGGTATTGCATCATTTTTGGGAATGAATATTCATGGCTTGCTTGCATGGCTTCTTTGGAGAAATGTGTATCTTTCAAAAATTCCAACATGGGATAAACGATTTAGAGTATTTTTAGACTGGACTGCAGACATCTTTTTTGATAGAGATATTTCTAGACTAAAATTCATGAGACGTGAACCAGAAAAGGAATACAAGGTTCTTGATGAAGTAGATGATGTTTGGTAA
- a CDS encoding peptidylprolyl isomerase — MKTLLVIFSLSLLFITFSNHSFAQSDELVVLQTELGNITIEFFPDDAPNHVSNFIELADSGFYDGTLFHRIIPGFMIQGGDPNTISGDESTWGTGGPETSVDAEFNSIKHNRGIVSMARAADPNSAGSQFFIVHKNSNFLDGQYSVFGRIVTQESFDTLDKIASVETKSRDIPVDIEQVRITKAEVVNRSEVSNLLELGNPERIESSGEMPTGNQMYQSEGLEVTFSAPPGWLLQEPEKVDENTPDVVAVGPKVGPINPVISLTITDTNGKSLDELILEKAEFLKGATESGNLEIISQEKFKINGKESYVTNAQGTFQSNGESFQVKFREIIISTPEKFYIFAYSNGIENFEDEISRFEESVNSFSILGEENNDQTNDVEMTNGDEGGGCLIATATYGSEMAPQVQLLREIRDSKVMSTESGASFMAGFNQFYYSFSPYVADYERENPVFKEMVRIGITPMLSTLSIMSMADSEQEILGYGIAVIMMNVGMYVAAPAMIVYGIKK, encoded by the coding sequence TTGAAAACACTTTTAGTAATTTTCTCACTATCATTACTTTTCATCACTTTTAGTAACCACTCTTTTGCACAATCTGATGAACTTGTAGTATTACAGACAGAACTTGGAAACATCACAATTGAATTCTTTCCTGACGATGCCCCCAACCATGTCTCAAATTTCATTGAATTAGCTGATTCTGGATTTTATGATGGAACTTTATTTCATAGAATTATTCCAGGTTTTATGATACAAGGAGGAGATCCAAATACTATTTCAGGTGATGAGAGTACTTGGGGAACAGGAGGACCGGAGACCTCGGTCGATGCAGAATTTAATTCCATAAAACACAACAGAGGAATTGTTTCAATGGCACGAGCAGCTGATCCAAATAGTGCCGGCTCTCAATTTTTTATTGTTCATAAAAATTCCAATTTTCTTGATGGACAATATTCTGTATTTGGTAGAATTGTAACTCAAGAAAGTTTTGATACTCTTGATAAGATTGCCTCAGTTGAAACTAAATCACGTGATATTCCAGTTGATATTGAACAAGTTAGAATAACAAAAGCTGAAGTAGTAAATCGCTCTGAAGTATCTAATTTACTAGAACTAGGTAATCCAGAAAGAATCGAATCTTCTGGAGAAATGCCTACTGGAAATCAAATGTATCAAAGTGAGGGACTAGAGGTTACCTTTAGTGCTCCCCCTGGATGGTTATTACAAGAACCAGAAAAAGTTGATGAAAACACGCCTGATGTTGTTGCCGTTGGACCAAAAGTAGGTCCAATCAATCCAGTCATTTCATTAACAATTACTGACACAAATGGAAAAAGCTTGGATGAACTTATACTGGAAAAAGCAGAATTTCTTAAGGGCGCAACAGAATCTGGAAATCTTGAAATAATTTCACAAGAGAAATTTAAAATTAATGGAAAAGAATCGTATGTAACAAATGCCCAAGGTACATTTCAAAGTAATGGCGAATCATTTCAAGTAAAATTTAGAGAAATAATTATTTCAACACCAGAAAAATTCTACATCTTTGCATATAGTAATGGAATAGAAAATTTTGAGGATGAAATTTCAAGATTTGAAGAATCAGTCAATTCATTTTCAATTTTAGGTGAGGAAAACAATGATCAAACAAATGATGTTGAAATGACAAATGGAGATGAAGGCGGCGGATGTCTGATTGCAACTGCAACATACGGCTCTGAGATGGCACCACAGGTGCAGTTACTAAGAGAGATAAGAGACAGCAAAGTGATGAGCACAGAGTCAGGTGCGTCATTTATGGCAGGATTTAACCAGTTTTACTATTCATTCTCACCGTATGTGGCAGACTATGAAAGAGAAAACCCAGTATTCAAAGAGATGGTAAGGATCGGAATAACCCCGATGCTTTCAACACTATCAATAATGTCAATGGCAGATTCAGAGCAAGAGATTCTAGGATACGGCATTGCAGTAATCATGATGAATGTCGGAATGTATGTTGCAGCTCCGGCAATGATAGTTTACGGAATCAAAAAATAA
- the hsp20 gene encoding archaeal heat shock protein Hsp20: protein MTMFFDDEFDRIFKRMSQSFFNVDDIFEESKGKDSAGPFYYGYTMTVGPDGKPVVKEYGNVKPGLLPTAETREPIVDTIVDEKEKLVKLVAEMPGVEKTDVKIVVQDKIVDLSAEHGEKKYHAKIPLKYKVDENSAKASYKNGILELVFKLVEDEKPKGKTVEVE from the coding sequence ATGACAATGTTCTTTGATGATGAATTTGATAGGATCTTCAAGAGAATGTCACAGTCTTTTTTCAATGTAGATGACATTTTTGAGGAATCCAAAGGAAAGGATTCTGCTGGACCATTTTATTATGGTTATACAATGACTGTTGGTCCAGATGGAAAACCTGTAGTAAAGGAGTATGGAAATGTAAAACCAGGATTACTCCCAACAGCTGAAACAAGGGAACCAATTGTAGATACAATTGTTGATGAAAAAGAAAAACTGGTAAAACTTGTAGCTGAAATGCCTGGAGTAGAAAAAACCGATGTAAAAATTGTTGTACAAGACAAAATTGTAGATCTTTCTGCAGAGCACGGTGAAAAGAAATACCATGCAAAAATTCCTTTGAAATACAAAGTTGATGAGAATTCTGCAAAAGCTTCTTACAAAAATGGAATTCTTGAACTAGTATTCAAACTAGTTGAGGATGAAAAGCCAAAAGGCAAAACGGTGGAGGTAGAATAA
- a CDS encoding ACT domain-containing protein produces the protein MRLSNVSVPEAVREIITRNRSIYDCMKMDLINYTALAVKIQPEVEKVLGNPVNLNTIVVAIKRYADSFEIKDEVKDESVLKNARLALTDGIMDIKFSLNDPSMDPMAILDKFSKITNNYEFFRLSDSFRFLTEDIDDIRQIFENVPNPDEFFNTGLAKIRISIPPHQNQSDVVSYVAEVLHANGIELVNAFFSQDSITIILRGDDASRAYAILHSDIAKAR, from the coding sequence ATGAGACTTTCAAACGTTTCTGTTCCTGAGGCGGTAAGGGAGATTATCACAAGAAATCGTTCAATTTATGATTGTATGAAAATGGATTTGATCAACTATACAGCATTAGCAGTAAAGATCCAACCAGAGGTGGAAAAAGTTTTGGGAAATCCTGTTAATCTAAACACAATTGTTGTTGCAATTAAGAGATATGCAGATTCCTTTGAGATAAAAGACGAAGTAAAGGATGAATCTGTTCTGAAAAATGCCAGATTGGCTTTGACAGATGGTATTATGGATATCAAATTTTCATTAAATGACCCAAGCATGGATCCAATGGCTATATTAGATAAATTCTCAAAAATTACTAACAATTACGAATTCTTTAGATTATCTGATTCATTTAGATTCCTTACTGAAGATATTGACGATATTAGACAAATTTTTGAAAATGTTCCTAATCCAGACGAGTTTTTCAACACAGGACTTGCAAAAATCAGAATTTCTATTCCACCACATCAAAATCAATCTGATGTAGTTTCGTATGTTGCTGAGGTTTTGCATGCAAATGGAATCGAGTTGGTAAATGCATTTTTCAGTCAGGATAGTATTACCATCATTCTTCGTGGTGATGATGCTTCCAGAGCATATGCAATATTACATTCTGATATTGCCAAGGCTAGATAA